The following proteins are encoded in a genomic region of Synechococcus sp. CBW1002:
- a CDS encoding SDR family NAD(P)-dependent oxidoreductase, producing the protein MITGGNGGIGLGIATGLAKAGAHVVIAARDAAKSESALRTLSAIDLEAMAIQTDVTDEHAVTELVRQIERRHGRLDILVNNAGITIRAPAQDLSLAEWNDVICTNLSSTFLCARAAYPLMKRSGGKIINIGSMLSIFGASFSAAYGASKGGILQLTKSLAVAWAPDNIQVNAVLPGWIDTDLTRAGRTQIPGLHEQVLARTPAGRWGTPDDLEGVAVFLASAASNYITGAAIPVDGGFSSSI; encoded by the coding sequence GTGATCACGGGCGGCAACGGAGGAATCGGGCTTGGGATAGCCACCGGCCTGGCCAAGGCAGGGGCTCATGTGGTGATTGCCGCTCGAGATGCCGCGAAGTCCGAATCAGCGCTTCGCACACTCAGCGCCATCGACCTCGAGGCGATGGCGATCCAGACCGATGTCACCGATGAGCACGCAGTCACCGAGCTGGTGAGGCAGATCGAGCGGCGCCATGGGCGCCTGGACATCCTCGTGAACAATGCGGGCATCACCATTCGCGCACCCGCCCAGGATCTCTCTCTTGCCGAGTGGAACGACGTCATCTGCACGAACCTGTCCAGCACGTTCCTGTGTGCTCGCGCTGCCTATCCGCTGATGAAACGCTCAGGCGGCAAGATTATCAACATCGGCTCAATGCTGTCCATCTTTGGCGCTTCGTTTTCGGCTGCCTACGGAGCAAGCAAAGGGGGTATCCTGCAGCTCACCAAGTCGCTGGCGGTGGCCTGGGCTCCGGACAACATTCAGGTCAATGCCGTTCTGCCCGGGTGGATCGACACCGATCTCACGCGTGCAGGGCGTACACAGATCCCGGGCCTGCACGAACAAGTGCTGGCCCGCACCCCCGCAGGGCGCTGGGGCACTCCAGACGACCTCGAGGGGGTGGCCGTGTTCTTGGCCAGTGCCGCTTCGAACTACATCACGGGTGCCGCCATCCCCGTGGACGGAGGATTCTCCTCATCGATCTGA
- a CDS encoding calcium-binding protein, with amino-acid sequence MGGAPSGTLLHHSRHYVGMGRWTNAWVYSTGATHMAEGSTNLDKPNWGSQQQSGGTGFYVPSEIYGNSQDNLIVGYNSAKTSSGEEFYHHNDRIDGGGGNDTIYGQNGYDLLRGGSGNDHLLGGNHNDTLEGGDGQDLLEGGNDHDLLHGGDGNDRLLSGTGTDTLMGGAGDDWLIVDTMAGSDQNRLSGGSGFDTFVLSPLVAPALQFNEGVETAFSHSVAAKGLGRASVVALATGNFALSSALNLGQGLLEYLNSNDSTAPSYSLQWSKAQIITDFNPYEDSLILNLHPDKDKPQIVAKQFSSNSGGFYVMQEINGAPAYLADVTFDMDAMLAHAQRNGLGHLSNTDLADLAFSTLRRSYVIADGTSSQLQMQEGERSVNLDGLDQLGGDSMIILGAHGATTVSKGVNGVSSFSGTALDDILEGHHSPSANHPDMSRAVLYGLAGDDILMGGGGSNLLYGGEGIDTAFYGYASNSATQGITVDTATTVDGAVLLHNGIRELGKPMVAEGADLDYLYGIENIVGSDRDDIIRGDDGDNVLASGMGDDILAGSGGSDTFLLNGGTNTIEDFTGGVDQIQIVMKAYDGVSSGSDLLITYSETDGLGRISTTTGTNIAILEDFDLSKFDIARDVQLLDAKGQVLAGTGRVELISDEEHTDPESDVITGEPIQPLLPWAIQPLLPDDDITDGLSDPGNGSQVDQVTGILVNSTDTYLMAQSGVAERIMIPYAWGQSLTIDGFNPSEDVLDLTVFRNESILPGFMDQPGGTLVDLGFNAQTINLSGIMVADLTQGAVLLS; translated from the coding sequence ATGGGCGGAGCACCCAGCGGAACCCTGCTGCACCACAGCAGGCACTATGTAGGCATGGGTCGCTGGACGAATGCATGGGTGTATTCCACCGGCGCGACGCACATGGCAGAAGGCTCGACCAACCTGGACAAACCCAACTGGGGATCACAACAACAGTCAGGAGGCACCGGCTTTTACGTTCCCAGCGAGATTTACGGCAATTCCCAGGACAACCTCATCGTGGGATACAACTCGGCGAAAACATCAAGTGGCGAGGAGTTCTACCACCACAATGACCGCATCGATGGTGGCGGAGGCAATGACACGATCTATGGCCAAAACGGCTATGACCTACTCCGAGGAGGAAGCGGCAACGACCATCTGCTGGGCGGCAACCACAACGACACGCTCGAGGGAGGCGACGGCCAGGACTTGCTGGAGGGAGGCAACGATCACGACCTGCTCCACGGCGGAGATGGCAACGATCGCCTGCTGAGCGGCACCGGCACAGACACCCTGATGGGGGGCGCCGGAGATGACTGGCTGATCGTGGATACGATGGCAGGGAGCGACCAGAACCGCCTGAGCGGCGGCAGCGGCTTCGACACCTTCGTGCTGAGCCCACTGGTGGCACCTGCGCTTCAATTCAATGAAGGCGTGGAAACCGCGTTTTCCCACTCCGTCGCCGCAAAGGGGCTGGGACGCGCAAGCGTAGTGGCACTTGCCACAGGGAACTTTGCTCTCTCTTCAGCCCTGAATCTGGGACAGGGACTGCTCGAATACCTGAACTCCAACGACAGCACTGCCCCCTCCTACTCACTGCAGTGGAGCAAGGCGCAGATCATCACGGACTTCAACCCCTACGAAGACTCCCTGATCCTCAACCTGCATCCGGACAAAGACAAGCCCCAGATCGTGGCCAAGCAGTTCTCCAGCAACAGCGGAGGCTTCTATGTCATGCAGGAGATCAATGGCGCCCCCGCCTATCTCGCCGATGTCACCTTTGACATGGATGCCATGCTCGCCCACGCGCAGCGCAACGGACTCGGCCATCTCTCCAATACCGACCTGGCAGACCTGGCCTTCTCCACCCTGCGCCGCAGCTACGTGATCGCCGATGGCACTTCATCGCAACTGCAGATGCAGGAAGGCGAGCGGAGCGTGAACCTGGATGGCCTCGATCAGCTGGGCGGCGATTCGATGATCATCCTCGGTGCCCACGGGGCTACCACCGTCAGCAAGGGGGTCAACGGCGTCTCCTCCTTCAGCGGCACAGCGCTCGACGACATCCTGGAGGGTCACCACTCACCCAGCGCCAACCATCCCGACATGAGCCGCGCCGTGCTCTACGGACTCGCGGGGGACGACATCCTCATGGGCGGCGGCGGCTCCAATCTTCTCTATGGCGGGGAGGGCATCGACACGGCCTTCTACGGCTATGCCAGCAACAGCGCCACCCAGGGCATCACGGTGGACACGGCCACCACGGTGGATGGAGCGGTGCTGCTGCACAACGGCATCCGTGAGCTGGGCAAGCCGATGGTGGCGGAAGGCGCAGACCTGGACTACCTCTATGGGATCGAGAACATCGTGGGTTCGGACCGCGATGACATCATCCGCGGTGACGATGGAGACAATGTCCTGGCCAGTGGCATGGGCGACGACATCCTGGCCGGCAGCGGTGGGAGCGACACCTTTCTGCTCAATGGCGGCACCAACACCATTGAAGACTTCACAGGAGGCGTTGATCAGATTCAGATCGTCATGAAGGCCTACGACGGGGTCAGTTCAGGCTCTGATCTCCTGATCACCTATTCCGAGACGGACGGACTGGGCAGGATCTCCACAACAACTGGCACCAACATTGCGATTCTTGAGGATTTTGATCTTTCCAAGTTTGATATAGCCCGAGATGTCCAGCTCCTCGATGCCAAAGGCCAGGTCCTTGCAGGCACGGGCAGAGTTGAGCTGATCTCCGACGAGGAGCACACAGACCCAGAGTCTGACGTGATCACAGGCGAGCCCATCCAGCCGCTCCTTCCGTGGGCCATCCAGCCACTGCTTCCAGATGACGACATCACCGATGGGCTTTCGGATCCAGGCAACGGCTCGCAGGTCGATCAGGTAACCGGCATCTTGGTCAACAGCACGGATACGTATCTGATGGCACAGAGTGGCGTGGCGGAGCGCATCATGATCCCCTACGCCTGGGGACAATCGCTCACGATTGATGGCTTCAATCCCAGCGAAGACGTGCTGGATCTGACCGTCTTCCGGAACGAATCCATCCTGCCGGGATTCATGGATCAGCCCGGCGGCACTCTGGTGGATCTGGGCTTCAATGCTCAAACTATCAACCTGAGCGGGATTATGGTCGCAGATCTGACCCAGGGGGCGGTGTTGCTGAGCTGA